GGTGACGGGCGTATGATCGTCGCCATGAAGAAGGCGAGCGTCGCCGTGCTCGCGGAGGACCGCGAACGGCTGCTCGAAAGCCTTCAGCGCTCCGGTACGCTGATGCCGGTCAAACCCGGCGAGAATATTGCCGCTGCCGACTCTTCGGATGCGGACGCGCTCGCGATCCGCACCGAGAAATCGCTCAAGCTGCTCGAACGATACAAGAACCGCAAGTTGGTCTCTGACCAGGAACCCGCGACCGTCGACTACGACTCCTTCGCGATCGACGATCCCGTCCGGATCGAACTGCTCCGGGAGGTCGAGACGCTCGACGAGACCGTCCAGCGCCTGAAGGGCGAAGCGGCCACGCTCCAGTCCGAACGCGCCGCGCTCCTTCCCTGGATCGACCTCGAGATCCCGCTTTCCGAGCTCGGACGCCGGGGATCCACCGTCGTCCACGCCGGCATCGTTCCGCCCTCGCGGCTCGCCGCGGTGGAATCGGAAGCCGCATCCGTTTCATCCGAGACCTCAAGTTACGGCTCTTCACCCGAAGGGGTCGCGCTCGTCGTCGCCGCCTTCGCCGAGGATGACGCCGCGGCGATCGAACGGATCCGCGCCGCCGGCTTCGTCGAGGCCGCCCTGCCGCGCATTCGCACGACCGCCCGGGAGGCTCTCGCCGAGAAGGACGAACGGCTCGCCGGAAACGCCGCCGCGCTGGCGGCCGCGGAATCAAGGCTGTCCGAACTCTCCGGCCGTAGGACGCCCCTCGAGGTCCTGAACGACCGCACGCTGAGCGCCTCCGAACGGCTTCGGACGCCCGTCGCCGAGACGACCTCGGCCGCCTTCCTGGAAGGCTGGGTGCGCGTCGACCAGATCGACCGGCTCCGCGCCGCCCTCGATCGCGCGACGGATGTCTACGACCTCGAGCTGACCGATCCGGCTCCGGACGAAACGCCGCCGACCGCGGTCAAAAACAACCGCTTCGTGACCGCCTTCGAGACGATCACCGACATGTTCGCGAAACCGTCGTACGGCGAGATCGACCCGAATCCGGTGATGTCGATCTGGTACTGGATGCTGTTCGGGATGATGATGGCCGACGTCGGCTACGGCGTTGTGATGGCCGTGCTCTTCAGCTTCCTGATCAAGAAGATGCGGGCGAAGGGCGAGACCCTGAAGCTCCTCAAGCTTCTGCTCTACACGAGCGTCACCACGATCTTCTGGGGACTGCTCTTCAACAGCTACTTCGGCGCGAGCATCGGCTTCATGTCATTCCTCCAGATCCTGAATCCGGTCGAGGACACGATGGTGCTGCTCGGCATCTCGCTCTTCGTGGGCGTGCTGCACATCTTCACCGGTCTGATCATGAAGGCCGCGAACAACCTCCGGAAGAAGGACCTGATGGCGGTGTTCGCCGACTCGTTCGCCTGGATCCTGCTGATCACCGGCCTCGGGATGCTGCTCGTGCCGTCGCTCATCACCCTGCCCGACGGTGCGAAGATCGCAGCTGCCGGCAAGTGGGTCGCGATCGCCGGCGCCGCCGTGATCGTCCTGTTCGCCGGACGGTCGGTGAAGAATCCGATCGGTCGGATCGGTTCGGGGCTCTACGCCCTGTACGGCGTAACCGGATACCTCGGCGACATCATGTCCTATTCCCGCGTCCTCGCGCTCGCGCTCACCTCGGCGATCATCGGCCAGGTCATGAACCAGCTCGCCGGGATGGTCCAGGGAGTCCACTGGTACGGCATCCTCTTCGCGATTCCGATCTACGTGGTCGGACACGTCTTCAACCTCGTGATGGGACTGCTCTCGGCGTACGTGCATACGAGCCGCCTGCAGTTCATCGAGTTCTACGCCAAGTTCTACGAAGGCGCGGGCTACGAGTTCCGCCCGCTTTCGATCCAAAGCAAATACGTCGACGTCCGCGCCGACGGCGAATGACGATTCAACTACGGAGGAAACCAACATGAACATCACTGCACAAGCATTGGCAATCATCGGCGCGGCGATGGCCGCCGCCCTCGCCGGCCTCGGCTCCGCCATGGGTGTCCAGATGGCCGGCAAGGCCGCCGCCGGCGTCCTTTCGGAAAAGCCGGAACTCTTCGGCAAGCTCATCATCCTGCAGGCCCTTCCCGGCACGCAGGGCATGTACGGCTTCATCGTCGCGATCCTGGTCCTCGGCAAGGCCGGCGCGCTCGCCGTCGACGCCCCCGTCGCCGAAGGCTGGCAGCTCTTCTTCGCCTGCATCCCGATCGCCCTCGTCGGCCTCATGTCGGCCGTCTTCCAGGCCAAGATGGCCGTCTCCGCGATCCACATGACCGCGAAGCAGCCCGCCGCCTCCGGCCGCGGCATCACCATGACCGTCCTCGTCGAGACCTACGCGATTCTCGCGCTTCTCGCGAGCATCCTCCTGATCGGTTGATCCACGCATCGCCGCAATCCGCGGAAGGGAATGATTCCTGTGCCAGCCACCCTCTATGACAAAATCGAACTGAAGGGCGCGGAGGACGCGGCGAAGATCCTCGCCGCGGCCGAAGAGAAGGCCGCCATGCTCGTCGACGGCGTCATCAAAACCGCCCAAGGCGAGAGCGCGGAGCGCCTCAAGATCGCCGAGCGGGCCGCCGCCGCCGTCGTGCGCAACGCCGTCACCCAGGCGCGGCAGGCCGCCAAGCGCGTCACCCTCGAACGCCGCAAGGCGGCGATGGACGACGTCTTCGACACCGCCGTCGGCGCCCTCGCCGGCCTTTCCGACGATGCCTACGCCGCCCTCGTCGCGCGTTTCCTCAAGGACGAAGGCCTGACCGGATCGGAAACGATCCGCGTCTCCGCCCGCGAGCACGCCCGTTTCGCCCGCCTCTTCTCGAGCAAGGGCGACCTCACCCTCGACCTGCTTTCCCGCCGTCTCGGCCTCAAGGCCGGAACGCTCGCGCTCGATTCCGAGCCCGCCGCGATCGACGGCGGCCTCTTGGTCGTCGGCCGCGACTTCGACGTCGACCGCTCCTACCGCACCGTGCTTTCCGACCTCCGCGACGGCCTCGAGCCGGAACTCGCGGAGATCCTCTTCGGCGCGGGTGAGTGACATGAGCTATCCCTACGCGAACGGCGTCGTCAAGGCGCTCGAACCCCGCCTCCTCGACCGGACGAAGACCGCCAAGCTGGCGCGCGCCGACAAGGGCGCGTTCCTCAAGGGGCTTTCCGACGTCGGCTACGGACGGATCGTTCCCGGGGATACGGTCGAAACCGCGATCGCGCGCGAACTGCGCGACTACCACGCCCTGCTCGACGGGACCACTCCCGACAAGCGTGCGACCGACCTGTTCTTCCTCGCCGAGGACGCGATGAACCTGAAGCTGCTCCTGAAGCGGCGGCTGTTCGGCGCGCCCGCGTTCGACGCGGCCGAGGCCGACGGCGCATTCTTGTTCCCCGGTCTCTCGCGGGCGATCCTCGACGACGATTTCGAGGAACTCGACCCAAGCGTCGCGGCGTTTCTGCACGGCGTCGTCGAAGCCGTCGCCGGAACCGACGCCGGGTCGCTTTCCGCGGCCGTCGACAGGGCGATCTACGCCCAGGCGTTCAGATCCCTCGGACTTCTGCCCGACCGGGCGCTCAGAACCTAC
This sequence is a window from Candidatus Izemoplasmatales bacterium. Protein-coding genes within it:
- a CDS encoding V-type ATP synthase subunit I, with the protein product MIVAMKKASVAVLAEDRERLLESLQRSGTLMPVKPGENIAAADSSDADALAIRTEKSLKLLERYKNRKLVSDQEPATVDYDSFAIDDPVRIELLREVETLDETVQRLKGEAATLQSERAALLPWIDLEIPLSELGRRGSTVVHAGIVPPSRLAAVESEAASVSSETSSYGSSPEGVALVVAAFAEDDAAAIERIRAAGFVEAALPRIRTTAREALAEKDERLAGNAAALAAAESRLSELSGRRTPLEVLNDRTLSASERLRTPVAETTSAAFLEGWVRVDQIDRLRAALDRATDVYDLELTDPAPDETPPTAVKNNRFVTAFETITDMFAKPSYGEIDPNPVMSIWYWMLFGMMMADVGYGVVMAVLFSFLIKKMRAKGETLKLLKLLLYTSVTTIFWGLLFNSYFGASIGFMSFLQILNPVEDTMVLLGISLFVGVLHIFTGLIMKAANNLRKKDLMAVFADSFAWILLITGLGMLLVPSLITLPDGAKIAAAGKWVAIAGAAVIVLFAGRSVKNPIGRIGSGLYALYGVTGYLGDIMSYSRVLALALTSAIIGQVMNQLAGMVQGVHWYGILFAIPIYVVGHVFNLVMGLLSAYVHTSRLQFIEFYAKFYEGAGYEFRPLSIQSKYVDVRADGE
- a CDS encoding V-type ATP synthase subunit K, whose amino-acid sequence is MNITAQALAIIGAAMAAALAGLGSAMGVQMAGKAAAGVLSEKPELFGKLIILQALPGTQGMYGFIVAILVLGKAGALAVDAPVAEGWQLFFACIPIALVGLMSAVFQAKMAVSAIHMTAKQPAASGRGITMTVLVETYAILALLASILLIG
- a CDS encoding V-type ATP synthase subunit E family protein, coding for MIPVPATLYDKIELKGAEDAAKILAAAEEKAAMLVDGVIKTAQGESAERLKIAERAAAAVVRNAVTQARQAAKRVTLERRKAAMDDVFDTAVGALAGLSDDAYAALVARFLKDEGLTGSETIRVSAREHARFARLFSSKGDLTLDLLSRRLGLKAGTLALDSEPAAIDGGLLVVGRDFDVDRSYRTVLSDLRDGLEPELAEILFGAGE
- a CDS encoding V-type ATPase subunit, with the protein product MSYPYANGVVKALEPRLLDRTKTAKLARADKGAFLKGLSDVGYGRIVPGDTVETAIARELRDYHALLDGTTPDKRATDLFFLAEDAMNLKLLLKRRLFGAPAFDAAEADGAFLFPGLSRAILDDDFEELDPSVAAFLHGVVEAVAGTDAGSLSAAVDRAIYAQAFRSLGLLPDRALRTYLQAKVDFANVTAIFRMRRLGWKAERLAAVFVPGGRYALETLAQAFDAAPVDAARLLQDHYDEKVSRIVRDQTEKRSLSILESLFSELLLETAGEFRDDGFGIGPIIYYHLEKRREADLVRSLYARAEDRPAV